The genomic DNA GCAGAAGCTGAAGGAACAGCGGCTTTATGACAGGTAAAGAAGAGGACCGCTGAGCAGCAGAGGAAGAGCAGATGGAAGAAGAAAGCACCTGGAAAGCAAGTTGCCAAAGGCCCGGCAGAATCAGCTCCAGGAAGAGAGACAGGTGCAGACCAGGCAGCGTGTTGCTAAGTGGAGGATGCAACAGAAAGTGAGCAGCACAGACGCTGTCTCTCCAGCACTGAGGAGTTGTCATAAGCTGTTAGGTAAAATATCTCCAGCAAATAATTGCATCCCTACCAATACTGAATCAACTGGATCAACAACAACATTCATAGATATCTCAGAGATTATAGTAGTGGAATTGACAACGGAttgacctgtatgaaagttgtCTGTTCAAGATCAGATGCTCACTGACGGCCCTTCTGTGGCAAGATCTGGTAGATGTCCGCTGTCTGAGAGGGAGCgggatggatggacggatggACAGGGACGTTAATGTGCTTCCGCTGACTGAAAACTCTGAAGACTCGGAAACAGAGGTGGAACCTGGGGATTTCAGAGACTGTGCGATGGCGGGGACTGATCTGGCTGTGGAGAGCAACGGAATATCGTTGGCCTGTGAGATGAGGTGTCTCCTGCCACCTgcacataaataaaaacctgcATTCAGAAATAATGGCCCCGTGTTTCTCCACTCCTAGAGAACGTCGCTGCTCTCATTTCTTCACTACTGGTGTGAATAGTTTGAAATACCAGTTACAGTAGTGTCACTCTACCAGATTACCGTACTGTGAAGCCAGTCACAGAATAAGCTGAAATGAGTATTACTGTGGGGAAACATGTTTCCAGTATTGTTCAGTATCACAGTCTCttatttttctgtaatttctATGCTTGTCCATATTGACGTGAAGCACGTTTTCACATTGTTACTATGGATTTTAGAATGAGTatttctgcattgatgtaccATGAAATGAACTACAATGGTCAATGGCAAAACGTAGGCCAGATCTTTAGTATATTAGCCTCAAAGCCATCAGGGTTTCCCGCAGCACTGGTCAGAAATCGGGAAAACCCTGGCCTCCATGTGCTTTTTTACAGTTTTGCTCCAGTATATCTCAGGACCGTATGAAATGTACAGTGTACAACAGAAGAACAGAAACTTTTGATGGAATAAACGTATCAACTCTTaaattgtctttgatttgttattCTGTAATTCTTTACCTATGTAtcctttctttgttttgtttgtatgtatgtggcCTTAGATTCACCAGCAATATCCCCATTTATACCCACCAAATTTACAATCAATCATTTTTATTCAGCCTGACTAGATCCCGGAGCCAACCTGGGACAGAAGACAACACACACTCTTGCATGTCCCCCAAGAGATGCAGTGAGAGGGCATCCTCTTCCCTTATTCCCCAGTGGAAACGGAAGGACTTTCTCAGTGTTGCGCTCCTGACCCAGTCTGTCCTCCAATCAGAACACCATAAGTCCATTGGCATCATAGTACCTAAGGCTTCTCTGGCTCACTTTGTGCTAAGGCACAGTGGCAATGGTGCGTGAAGCCCTGGTACCATGAGCCTTGGGCTGGAAGTCTGGTTTGGTCGGGACATTCTGTGTCTGGTCAGTTCAGGTTTTCATACAATCTGACCTGAAAAGTACCAGGCGAATACTGTTAGTTTTGGGTTATCCACAATCTTACtgtgacatacatacattatatttcaGTAGACAACACACCATTAGTTTGAATAAGATTACTTTGTCTGCtcacctttttattattttatttagtttgttttaccTGTATTGTATCTATCAATGTCAAGGCACTGTTTTATGCTGAATGATTTGGTGGTGGAAATGGGAATTCAGAGCgattgcttattgtattttttgtaacaGATAATGTGTCCTTTGTGTCTTTCAGAGGAAATTAGTTTTTCTAAGAAGAGGACGCTGCAGCTGCGGCAGGAATCCTCAGAAGAACTCCAGTGAGTCCTGACGTGCAGACGTCGTGCCCCCCTGGGGGTTTTGAATGTTTCTTATCAGCTCCCATCTGTCTCCACCTGTCTGCGAATCCGGCATGGCTTGCTCTTCTTAAGTCTGCATCGATCGCATTGCTTTCGATCCCCCCCCTTCTTGTTGCTCACCTGATCAGTTCACGGCAGGCCGTCGATATCTCTGATCCCCAGCTTGGAGCAGCAGCGCCGACCAATTCCCTGTTGTTTCCTTTTCTTCAGATCAATTCAGGCTTTCCTGTCTGTAGTGGTTTTGCCAAAGAAGGCCTTTGACTGCTGGCCTTGTTTCCCCAGTGGCTGAAATACCTGCACTTAACACGTGCTAtacaacctgaaatcatgtcaataaaaaaaaaaaaaatgtatatagttatatatatatatttcaactgTAACTCACACACCCTCATATAGATTCTGTTTCATCAAATCAGCTCCTGTGTGATTGTCATTGGCCCACATGTAGTCTGCATGAGTCtattatttgcattttcttgtCACAGCTCCCACACTAATTTCTGTCCCCCCTCCTGTCTCTCTGCAGGAGGCAGGAAGTGATGCAGAACGTGATGCGTATCCTGGAGTCGGTGCAGATCAAGTGGGAGCACTTCCAGACATGGACGGACTTCTCGCGTCTGCACCTCTCCAACAAGCTGGCCATCTTCGGTGTGGGCTACAACACTCGCTGGCGGGAGGAGATCCGCTACCACTACGCTGAGATCAGCTCCCAGGTGCCCCTGGGGAAGCGGCTGCGGGAATACTTCAACCCCGAGAAGAGCGAGGGCCGTGTCATTATGACCAAGGTGCAGAAAATGAACTGGAAGAACGTCTACTACAAATTCCTGGACATCACGATCAGCGAGGCGCGGTGTCTGGAGCTGCACATGGAGGTGGACTGGATCCCTATTGCGCAATCCCGGGCAGCAGGGGGCACCAACGGGGCACAATACCTCCTGCCCGGGGGCATCCCCAAAACTCACGGGCTGTATGCCATAGGGTATGAGGAGGAGGATGCCACCTCTGAGGCCAAACTGGGAGAAGAGGGCTCCTCTCCAGACCCTGGCGAACCAGACAAAAGCCCGGATAAATCACATAAACTGGAGGACAGAGAGGAGCCGTCTCCCAAAGTGACTTACTGTTACCTTGGCATAGCCGAGGacaggactctgcagcagtgTTTGTTCCAGCACTTTCAGAATTCAGGCAAGTACTTTGGTAGGGGGGAGCCCTCGGCAGTCACAAAGTTTCTCCTTTCTAACTGCAATGGGGCCTCCCCACGGCTAGCTATTTATATAAAATTCATTGAGGTGGAGCTGGACTTTCTCTCGGCGGGTTCCTTGGTGGAGTGTTTAGAAATTGCCATTGGATATTCCTTAAAGTTCAACAAAAAGGAGACATTGTAAAAACCCCgtcctgtttgttttgttttttcttgttcttgttggtaTTCTTGCTGGTGACTTAAGGATgtacaacaaactgtgatgagCTTAAAGGACAACATCTTCCCCTTTGCAGCTACACTCTTCATGTTTTCAGGGAGGCAGTGTCCAAGGGACAGTGCAGCCAAGCGAGACTAATTCACTGCAGGCCCTCTGATTGGAGGAAGCCTTCAGCCAATCATTAAActgccttttctttttatttgtgaAGTCAAACTTCAACCAGTGTGCCAGCGAAAGGTCCTGAGGTTGTGGGGGCAGGGGAGGGGAaaggactatatatatatatatatatagaatgtgtatatgtgtgtgtgtgtgtgtgtgtgtgtgtatttatatgtatgtatatagacatatacatacacacatgagtTGTCTGAAACCTTGATTAGATTGTGAACATTCCAGCATTTCCAGAAGTCATTTGGATAAAATAAGATCCAACTGTAAGAAAATGTATTCTCTTGTTTTTtggttctttttttatatattccaaTTTAAATGCCATATCTTTTTTAATAAGGTTTTCTGATCATTTTCTGACCAGACACCTCCGTGCATGTTTACATTGTTGCTATGTGTTATTGAGGCAATGTGCAGCAGGCAGTAATGGATAGGCACTTTGCACATCGTCCAGCCTTCACTGCACATTGCACAAGGGCTTTGAGTACTGCTCCACAAATGACCAATAGCACTGGAGCTGAAGAACCGTGCTTCAGAGCAGGAAGCGTCAGTGTAGGTTATGGTCCAGAGTCTGGTGACTGGATCCCATAGTTATTGAAGCTTTCTCCGTCAAATG from Amia ocellicauda isolate fAmiCal2 chromosome 1, fAmiCal2.hap1, whole genome shotgun sequence includes the following:
- the msantd2 gene encoding myb/SANT-like DNA-binding domain-containing protein 2; protein product: MAAPSNADHSPEISMPLKIPKTEVPSPESGDLSDGNQYHSDPSTPNRFSPLHVGVSSSASSGRGGTASAANSFPACRGMSWTPAETNALIAVWGNERLAEARMQQLEGAGTVFSGKAPGPAMYERVSRALAELGYERTPSQCRERIKTLRRCYSRVKEHGIGKRKSSYSIEQLEKVFGQGGWDSQTCQPVLINSSGLYQEMESDGSTMEDYSQEDWGNQDLSGFQEGEAEPEEISFSKKRTLQLRQESSEELQRQEVMQNVMRILESVQIKWEHFQTWTDFSRLHLSNKLAIFGVGYNTRWREEIRYHYAEISSQVPLGKRLREYFNPEKSEGRVIMTKVQKMNWKNVYYKFLDITISEARCLELHMEVDWIPIAQSRAAGGTNGAQYLLPGGIPKTHGLYAIGYEEEDATSEAKLGEEGSSPDPGEPDKSPDKSHKLEDREEPSPKVTYCYLGIAEDRTLQQCLFQHFQNSGKYFGRGEPSAVTKFLLSNCNGASPRLAIYIKFIEVELDFLSAGSLVECLEIAIGYSLKFNKKETL